The Rhodopseudomonas palustris genome window below encodes:
- a CDS encoding NADH:flavin oxidoreductase/NADH oxidase, which translates to MSQPPLFRPFTLRGITAKNRILISPMCQYSAVDGVANDWHLVHLGKFAQGGTGIVMVEATAVTANGRITHGDLGLWKDDQIRPLERIAAFLRDNGAVPAIQLAHAGRKASMQRPWYGNAALTAEDIARGDQPWDIVAPSAIPMDEGWLTPQELSDDDLDHLLEAWRSATLRAVEAGFEMLEVHCAHGYLLHSFLSPLSNRRTDAYGGDRAGRMRFPLEVIETVRDAWPDTLPLAVRVSAVDGVDGGIELADSVVFAREAKARGADIIDCSSGGLLGSATANRIPRGYGFQVLFAETIRTEAEIPTIAVGLIIHPDQAEKIVEQGQADLIAIGREALFDPNWALHAQLELTEGDEVFADWPKQYGWWLERRESGLRKLDGPKLPFRRS; encoded by the coding sequence ATGTCACAGCCGCCGCTGTTTCGCCCGTTCACCCTGCGCGGCATCACCGCCAAGAACCGCATCCTGATCTCGCCGATGTGCCAGTATTCCGCAGTCGATGGCGTGGCCAACGACTGGCACTTGGTGCATCTCGGCAAGTTCGCCCAGGGCGGCACCGGCATCGTGATGGTCGAAGCGACCGCGGTAACCGCCAACGGCCGCATCACCCATGGCGATCTCGGACTGTGGAAGGACGACCAGATCCGGCCGCTGGAGCGGATCGCCGCCTTTCTGCGCGACAATGGTGCGGTGCCGGCGATTCAGCTCGCCCACGCCGGCCGCAAGGCGAGCATGCAACGGCCATGGTACGGCAACGCCGCGCTGACCGCGGAGGACATCGCCCGCGGTGATCAGCCGTGGGACATCGTCGCGCCGAGCGCGATCCCGATGGACGAAGGCTGGCTGACGCCGCAGGAACTGAGCGACGACGATCTCGACCATCTGCTCGAGGCTTGGCGCAGCGCGACGCTGCGCGCGGTCGAAGCCGGGTTCGAGATGCTCGAAGTGCACTGCGCCCACGGCTATCTGCTGCACTCGTTCCTGTCGCCGCTGTCGAACAGGCGCACCGACGCCTATGGCGGCGACCGCGCCGGGCGGATGCGGTTTCCGCTGGAGGTGATCGAGACGGTCCGCGACGCCTGGCCCGACACACTGCCGCTGGCGGTGCGGGTATCGGCGGTCGATGGCGTCGATGGCGGCATCGAGCTTGCCGACTCGGTCGTATTCGCGCGCGAGGCCAAGGCGCGCGGCGCCGACATCATTGATTGTTCGTCGGGTGGACTGCTCGGGTCGGCCACTGCCAACCGGATTCCGCGTGGCTACGGCTTCCAGGTGCTGTTCGCCGAAACCATCCGGACCGAAGCCGAGATCCCGACCATTGCGGTTGGGCTGATCATCCATCCGGATCAGGCCGAGAAGATCGTCGAGCAGGGTCAGGCTGATCTGATCGCGATCGGCCGCGAGGCGCTGTTCGATCCGAACTGGGCGCTACACGCGCAGCTCGAACTCACCGAAGGCGATGAGGTGTTCGCCGACTGGCCGAAGCAATATGGCTGGTGGCTGGAGCGCCGCGAGTCGGGCCTGCGCAAACTCGACGGGCCGAAGCTGCCATTCCGGCGGAGCTGA
- a CDS encoding tripartite tricarboxylate transporter substrate binding protein, translating to MATARIPSPARAQGLYPTRPVRIVLPFAAGGVADITARLIADQLGTKLGQRFYVENQPGAGGIAAARTVISSPPDGTTLALLSNGTAISVSLFKKLPFDPVKDFAPISSLGTFDFLFAVRAESKFKTLEDVIKAAKQKPGALNVGTINTGSTQNLAAALFKTAAGVDFVIVPFRGTPEVLVALLQDSVDLTIDSYSALKGNLADGKIRALAATGPLRSKITPEIPTLRESGIEASIESWNGLFAPAGTPPGVIGALNTALQEILADPALKKKMLELGIDAKPSTPDQLAARLRGDIEKWRAVIEQSGIERQ from the coding sequence TTGGCGACGGCGAGGATTCCGTCGCCCGCACGGGCGCAGGGCCTGTATCCGACCCGCCCGGTGCGGATCGTGCTGCCGTTCGCGGCCGGCGGTGTCGCCGACATCACAGCGCGCCTGATCGCCGATCAGCTCGGCACCAAGCTCGGCCAGCGTTTCTATGTCGAGAACCAGCCGGGCGCCGGCGGCATCGCCGCGGCGCGCACGGTGATCTCGTCGCCTCCAGACGGCACCACGCTGGCGCTGTTGTCGAACGGCACCGCGATCAGCGTGTCGCTGTTCAAGAAGCTGCCGTTCGATCCGGTGAAGGATTTCGCGCCGATCTCGAGCCTCGGCACCTTCGACTTCCTGTTCGCGGTCCGCGCCGAGTCCAAGTTCAAGACGCTGGAAGACGTCATCAAGGCAGCGAAGCAGAAGCCCGGCGCGCTCAATGTCGGCACCATCAATACCGGCAGCACGCAGAACCTCGCCGCGGCGTTGTTCAAGACTGCGGCCGGGGTCGACTTTGTGATCGTTCCGTTTCGCGGAACGCCGGAAGTGCTGGTGGCGCTGCTGCAGGACAGCGTCGACCTGACGATCGACAGCTATTCGGCGCTGAAGGGAAATCTCGCCGATGGCAAGATCCGGGCTTTGGCAGCAACCGGGCCGCTGCGCTCGAAGATCACGCCCGAGATTCCGACTTTGCGCGAGAGCGGCATCGAAGCCAGCATCGAATCCTGGAACGGGTTGTTCGCACCGGCCGGTACGCCACCCGGCGTGATCGGCGCCTTGAACACCGCGCTACAGGAGATCCTCGCCGATCCCGCCCTCAAGAAGAAGATGCTCGAACTCGGCATCGACGCCAAGCCGTCGACGCCAGACCAGTTGGCGGCGCGGCTGCGCGGCGACATCGAGAAATGGCGCGCC